One stretch of Muribaculum intestinale DNA includes these proteins:
- a CDS encoding UvrD-helicase domain-containing protein, which translates to MLKIHKASAGSGKTFTLTKSYIKLLLGEKRQDGSYRLSDGINRHRSILAITFTNKATEEMKARIVGQLALLANPNGKSPYRSDLCAELKCSPSDLSEHACKALNALLIDFGNFNISTIDAFFQMVLRTFAREANLSGNYEVELDETQAVYMGVNAMLSSLNSSDGSKIEASRRRQLMVWLRQYMLQKLDEGNSFNIFVRNSKITGDLVEYIKKSLNETYKLNRATIVGYLEEPERIMRFSAAINRAYERRRKRLADEADATVRLLSDNDVLKGVHKNVSTPFSNWAKGEIDVRKDLTATVKKAAVDPLAYFTKDYKNTPSDLVGAVGQLASYAVEVWDEMRAFQVLRSNIFHMGIIGEVERHTAEVQRENNAILLGDTGTILNTIINQEEAPFIYERLGIRLRNFLIDEFQDTSRIQWLNLSPLVRESLATGNDNLIIGDEKQAIYRFRNSDPSLIIKDVPEEFAQQCEMHGHVISENTNWRSAREIVQFNNTVFISLARQLGLGAIYANVVQNVQHTDVAGYVEFASYSDADESLDRMIEHILRQLEDGYRQRDIAVLCARRSECAEVVARLLRAKAENGDGPLADLQIITDEALVVGNAPSIRQIVGVLRYVDAHVVLSHKKGADTTAAEIINRFEFFRAMGHSGTEAMRMAFSDEGAEADRAALEAAEMECTNVPSIVERVVARCLSPETCRDENLYITAFQDMVIDFCSHGDADLHSFMKWWDEKGCARSLAVPEGVDGIRVMTIHKSKGLEFACVHVPLLSGSLSSPDNMMWVSTHCPDSEKLLPLFCGPEFDKDDVPPMIPLKANTVGKISLFSSQYDEAVYDEVIDRLNQVYVAFTRASRELIVGYQEGASEISDRLEAAFAEMTTEMCASVAEQRSLPDGTLVPLSDKTVRVVEEHDGVEEEREVLKIGSQVFSGDRNDNRGEMLEMPSYYSLDNEEIWSMNRIEDMADMERPRQRGIVLHSVMGYVRHASDIDRAVLRANMRGILPHVEMDEIAAILREALADSRVRRWFEGYRKLLRERTLAIRYEERDRTTGEKTGEEVIRHYRPDRVVWTADGAIEVVDYKFGDEESSRYVRQVRGYMNLLRRAYKGTTVRGYLWYPLSGNIITC; encoded by the coding sequence ATGCTGAAGATACATAAAGCCTCGGCCGGCTCCGGAAAGACATTTACACTGACAAAAAGCTATATCAAGCTGCTTCTTGGCGAAAAGCGTCAAGACGGTTCATACCGACTGTCGGACGGGATTAACCGTCATCGTTCGATTCTTGCCATTACATTTACCAATAAGGCTACCGAGGAGATGAAGGCCCGTATCGTCGGGCAACTCGCTCTGTTGGCCAACCCCAATGGAAAGAGTCCCTATCGCAGTGATTTGTGTGCGGAGCTTAAGTGTTCCCCTTCCGACCTTAGCGAGCATGCGTGTAAGGCGCTAAACGCTTTACTTATCGACTTCGGCAACTTCAATATAAGCACCATCGACGCTTTTTTCCAGATGGTGTTGCGCACATTTGCACGTGAAGCTAACTTATCAGGCAACTATGAGGTAGAGCTCGACGAGACTCAGGCGGTGTATATGGGCGTTAACGCGATGTTATCATCGCTCAATTCCTCCGACGGCAGTAAGATTGAGGCTTCCCGTCGCCGTCAGCTCATGGTATGGCTCAGGCAGTATATGCTGCAGAAACTTGATGAGGGCAATTCGTTCAATATATTCGTACGCAACAGCAAGATAACCGGCGACCTTGTAGAATACATCAAAAAGTCGCTGAATGAGACATATAAGCTCAACCGGGCGACAATAGTCGGATATCTGGAAGAGCCGGAACGAATCATGCGGTTCAGCGCGGCTATAAACCGTGCGTACGAGCGTCGGCGCAAGCGGTTGGCGGATGAGGCCGATGCAACTGTCAGGCTGCTTAGTGACAACGATGTGCTGAAAGGCGTGCATAAGAATGTAAGCACACCATTCTCCAATTGGGCCAAGGGTGAGATCGATGTCAGGAAAGACCTTACGGCCACTGTTAAAAAGGCTGCTGTCGATCCGTTGGCATATTTCACTAAAGACTATAAAAATACCCCTTCCGACCTTGTAGGCGCTGTGGGACAACTTGCTTCCTATGCGGTAGAGGTGTGGGATGAAATGCGAGCGTTCCAGGTTCTGAGATCCAACATATTCCATATGGGGATTATCGGTGAGGTGGAGCGACACACTGCAGAGGTGCAGCGTGAGAATAATGCCATTCTGCTGGGAGACACTGGCACCATACTGAATACTATAATAAACCAGGAAGAAGCACCTTTTATATATGAGCGTCTCGGCATAAGGCTGCGCAATTTCCTTATCGACGAGTTCCAGGATACGTCGAGGATACAATGGCTTAATCTCAGTCCGCTTGTAAGGGAGTCGCTTGCCACGGGCAACGACAATCTGATAATAGGCGACGAAAAGCAGGCCATCTACCGTTTCCGCAACTCCGACCCCTCGCTCATAATCAAGGATGTGCCGGAGGAGTTTGCACAGCAATGTGAGATGCATGGCCATGTGATATCCGAGAATACCAACTGGCGTAGTGCCCGCGAGATAGTGCAGTTCAACAACACGGTATTCATATCTCTTGCACGCCAGCTCGGGTTGGGCGCCATATATGCCAATGTCGTACAGAATGTGCAGCATACCGATGTGGCGGGTTATGTCGAATTCGCCTCATACAGCGACGCCGACGAGAGTCTCGACCGGATGATAGAGCATATACTCCGACAGCTTGAGGATGGATATAGGCAGAGAGACATCGCGGTGCTATGTGCCAGGCGCAGTGAATGTGCCGAGGTGGTGGCGCGCTTGCTTCGTGCCAAGGCGGAGAATGGCGATGGGCCGCTCGCCGACCTGCAGATTATAACCGACGAAGCTCTGGTTGTAGGCAATGCACCTTCTATAAGACAGATTGTAGGAGTGTTGCGCTACGTCGATGCCCATGTCGTGCTGTCGCATAAGAAGGGCGCTGACACTACCGCCGCCGAGATTATCAATCGCTTTGAGTTCTTCAGGGCTATGGGGCATTCCGGAACCGAGGCGATGCGCATGGCTTTCTCCGATGAAGGCGCCGAGGCCGACCGTGCTGCGCTTGAGGCTGCGGAAATGGAGTGTACCAATGTGCCGTCGATTGTAGAGCGTGTGGTGGCGCGATGCCTTAGTCCGGAGACATGCCGAGACGAGAATCTTTATATCACGGCATTTCAGGATATGGTCATCGACTTCTGTTCGCATGGAGATGCCGACCTGCATTCGTTCATGAAATGGTGGGACGAAAAAGGGTGCGCCCGCAGTCTTGCCGTACCTGAGGGTGTCGACGGTATAAGGGTAATGACCATACACAAGTCCAAAGGCTTGGAGTTTGCCTGTGTGCATGTGCCGTTGCTATCCGGTTCGTTGAGTTCGCCTGACAATATGATGTGGGTGTCGACACACTGTCCCGACTCTGAAAAGTTGTTGCCTTTGTTCTGTGGCCCGGAATTTGATAAGGACGATGTGCCTCCTATGATTCCGTTGAAGGCTAACACCGTAGGAAAGATATCCCTCTTCTCCAGCCAGTATGATGAGGCGGTGTATGACGAGGTTATCGACCGTCTCAATCAGGTGTATGTGGCCTTTACACGCGCATCCCGCGAGCTGATTGTAGGATATCAGGAGGGGGCGTCGGAGATTTCCGACAGGCTGGAGGCCGCATTCGCTGAAATGACTACTGAGATGTGTGCGTCGGTCGCGGAGCAGCGGTCGTTGCCGGATGGTACGCTTGTGCCTCTTAGCGATAAGACTGTGCGAGTTGTTGAGGAGCACGATGGTGTGGAAGAGGAACGCGAGGTGCTGAAGATAGGCTCACAGGTGTTTTCGGGAGACAGGAATGACAACCGCGGTGAAATGTTGGAAATGCCGTCATATTATAGTCTTGACAATGAGGAGATATGGTCGATGAACCGCATCGAGGATATGGCCGACATGGAGCGTCCGCGTCAGCGCGGCATAGTGCTCCATTCGGTAATGGGATATGTGCGCCATGCCTCCGATATTGACCGGGCAGTGTTGCGTGCCAATATGCGTGGCATTCTTCCTCATGTAGAGATGGATGAGATTGCCGCTATACTGCGTGAGGCATTGGCCGACAGTAGGGTGAGGCGATGGTTTGAAGGCTATCGCAAACTGTTGCGTGAGCGTACGCTCGCCATTCGGTATGAGGAGCGCGACCGCACTACCGGTGAAAAGACCGGCGAGGAAGTAATCCGCCATTACCGTCCCGACCGTGTGGTATGGACTGCCGACGGTGCGATCGAGGTGGTTGACTACAAGTTTGGTGACGAGGAGTCGTCGCGTTATGTGCGACAGGTGCGCGGCTACATGAATCTTTTGCGCCGCGCCTACAAAGGCACGACCGTGCGCGGCTACCTGTGGTATCCTCTTTCGGGCAACATCATCACCTGTTGA
- a CDS encoding transposase: MNVLAILKDFTFRCKSVFENTTTKMSKRFLNWLILTIRTVALIPGKVNFTRLSRYGGRTAKTFASNFKTSVDWMKVNIGMAQDCFGPTDDMAVAIDPSFISKAGRLTYGIGRFWSGVAQRVKRGLEIMAIGAISLSKHTCVMLGAVQSPDFRTLESEKQMSMLDWYVALVRSKATELLSLTDILVADAFFSKYEFVNEVIGMGFRFVGRLRANSYLRYLAIPDSSAPRRRGRKKKYGEKVDFSNLDMSVFTSFIYEDSKGNKTRCHTAVVHSRALKRDIRIVVCPVENGESLLYFSTDTDMRPEKIIGFYRTRFQIEFGIRDAKQFTGLQSQQTRDKARLDFAFNLSFTALNVCKEVIRKDYPDLSVAQFKRLMFESYLASTIISTCGKSPHLKIIQKINHRLAQLAA; this comes from the coding sequence ATGAACGTATTGGCGATTCTCAAAGACTTCACCTTTCGGTGTAAGTCGGTATTTGAAAATACTACAACCAAGATGAGCAAAAGGTTCCTCAACTGGCTGATTTTAACAATACGCACTGTAGCGTTGATTCCGGGCAAAGTCAATTTTACCCGGCTGTCGCGCTATGGCGGTCGTACAGCCAAGACCTTTGCCTCCAATTTCAAGACATCCGTAGACTGGATGAAAGTCAACATAGGTATGGCGCAGGATTGTTTTGGACCGACCGATGACATGGCAGTGGCAATCGATCCGTCGTTCATTTCAAAAGCAGGCAGACTGACGTATGGCATAGGCCGTTTCTGGTCAGGGGTGGCACAACGTGTGAAACGCGGTCTGGAGATAATGGCAATTGGAGCAATAAGTCTGAGTAAACATACATGCGTGATGCTCGGTGCTGTCCAGTCACCGGACTTCAGGACTCTTGAATCCGAGAAACAAATGTCAATGCTTGACTGGTATGTGGCACTTGTCAGGTCAAAGGCTACTGAGCTGCTTTCACTGACGGATATTCTGGTCGCAGATGCATTTTTCTCCAAATATGAGTTTGTAAATGAAGTGATTGGCATGGGATTCCGATTTGTCGGGAGATTACGTGCCAATTCATATCTGAGGTATCTGGCCATACCGGATTCCTCCGCCCCGCGAAGACGCGGCAGAAAGAAAAAGTATGGAGAGAAAGTGGATTTCTCCAACCTTGATATGTCCGTGTTCACTTCATTCATATATGAGGATTCCAAAGGAAACAAAACCCGATGTCACACGGCGGTCGTACATTCGAGGGCATTGAAACGCGACATCCGTATCGTGGTCTGTCCGGTTGAAAACGGAGAGTCTCTTCTTTACTTCTCTACCGACACCGACATGAGGCCTGAAAAGATCATCGGTTTCTACCGCACCCGCTTTCAGATTGAGTTCGGCATACGCGATGCCAAGCAGTTCACCGGACTTCAGTCACAGCAGACCCGCGACAAAGCCCGGCTTGACTTTGCGTTCAATCTTTCCTTCACAGCCCTCAATGTCTGCAAAGAGGTCATAAGGAAGGATTATCCGGATCTTTCGGTAGCGCAGTTCAAGCGGCTTATGTTTGAATCTTATCTCGCCTCAACAATTATTTCGACTTGCGGAAAATCTCCGCATCTCAAAATAATTCAGAAAATAAATCATCGATTGGCTCAGTTAGCGGCTTAG
- a CDS encoding sensor histidine kinase: protein MANIYDMRRYGTVVFLLIAVGLAVLFLCISDNIVKKLAEQERQRMEIWADATREIANPDAASDNIDFLLSIIQSNRNIPVLLTDDEGNILDQRNFDLPEPPDTLDPLYISPVNQAFLNNRLNALRNTSKKIVIDIPGGESQYLYYEDSRLLRMLGYYPYIQVVVMLVFVVLVYFAVISTKKAEQNKVWVGLTKETAHQLGTPISSLMAWMELLESLGVDADMVKEMNKDVTRLSTIASRFGKVGSKPTLEPANLNTVVSDAASYMSTRISSRIHLTVDCCHGPLMVDLSDSLFQWVMENLIKNAVDAMEAEGSITVTTGRSDRNAWIEVADTGKGLPRNRFKTIFNPGYTTKKRGWGLGLALARRIIEQYHHGRIYVAASELGRGTTFRIELPLMSLPIKV, encoded by the coding sequence ATGGCCAATATCTACGACATGCGCCGCTACGGCACTGTGGTATTCCTGCTCATCGCAGTGGGGCTCGCCGTACTATTTCTGTGCATATCCGACAATATTGTCAAGAAACTCGCCGAACAGGAGCGCCAGCGGATGGAGATATGGGCCGATGCTACCCGAGAGATTGCAAACCCAGATGCGGCATCCGACAACATCGACTTTCTTCTGAGCATAATCCAGAGCAACCGCAATATACCCGTGCTGCTCACCGACGACGAAGGCAACATACTCGACCAGCGCAACTTTGACCTGCCTGAGCCCCCCGACACACTCGACCCGCTATACATATCCCCGGTCAACCAGGCATTCCTCAACAATCGCCTCAACGCCCTGCGCAACACATCCAAAAAGATTGTGATCGACATACCCGGCGGAGAGTCGCAGTATCTCTACTACGAGGACAGCCGGCTGCTCCGCATGCTCGGCTACTACCCTTACATCCAGGTAGTGGTGATGCTTGTGTTTGTAGTGCTCGTATATTTTGCCGTAATCTCTACCAAAAAGGCTGAGCAAAACAAGGTGTGGGTAGGCCTGACCAAAGAGACAGCCCATCAGCTCGGCACACCCATCTCGTCGCTCATGGCATGGATGGAACTCCTCGAATCGCTTGGAGTAGACGCCGACATGGTAAAGGAGATGAACAAGGACGTGACACGCCTCTCCACCATAGCCTCACGATTCGGGAAGGTCGGTTCAAAGCCCACACTCGAGCCTGCCAACCTCAACACTGTAGTGAGCGATGCCGCATCATATATGTCGACACGCATCTCGTCGCGCATACACCTCACTGTTGACTGCTGCCACGGCCCGCTAATGGTCGATCTATCCGACTCACTCTTCCAGTGGGTAATGGAAAATCTCATTAAAAACGCCGTCGACGCCATGGAGGCCGAAGGCTCCATCACCGTCACTACCGGACGCTCCGACCGCAACGCATGGATTGAAGTCGCCGACACCGGAAAGGGTCTCCCGCGCAATCGGTTCAAGACCATATTCAACCCCGGCTACACAACAAAGAAACGCGGCTGGGGCCTCGGTCTCGCCCTCGCCCGCCGCATCATAGAGCAATACCACCACGGCCGCATCTACGTCGCCGCCTCCGAGCTCGGTCGCGGCACCACTTTCCGCATCGAACTACCCCTTATGTCACTTCCCATAAAAGTATGA
- the folK gene encoding 2-amino-4-hydroxy-6-hydroxymethyldihydropteridine diphosphokinase — MPTAYINIGSNQGDRRANIARAVALIADTLNVKPQLSSAIESEPWGYNSDSPYLNIGLVFDTRLSPEALLDVLLSIERYISPASHRKPDGSYADRLIDIDLIAYGDTAIDMTLTPAGNSLTLPHPRMHLREFVLLPMLRLAPEWTHPVTGLTPADMLHQL; from the coding sequence ATGCCCACAGCCTACATCAACATAGGCAGCAATCAGGGCGACCGACGGGCCAATATCGCTCGTGCGGTCGCCCTGATTGCTGATACACTCAACGTCAAGCCTCAGCTCAGCTCTGCCATAGAGTCAGAGCCATGGGGATACAACTCCGACTCACCCTACCTCAATATCGGTCTTGTGTTCGACACGCGCCTCTCTCCGGAAGCTCTCCTCGACGTTCTGCTCTCAATCGAGCGCTATATATCTCCTGCATCTCACCGAAAGCCCGACGGAAGCTATGCCGACAGACTCATCGACATAGACCTCATAGCCTATGGCGATACAGCAATCGATATGACCCTTACACCCGCCGGCAATAGCCTGACACTCCCCCACCCGCGCATGCACCTGCGCGAATTCGTACTGCTCCCGATGCTACGGCTCGCACCGGAATGGACCCACCCTGTCACCGGTCTGACCCCGGCCGACATGTTACATCAACTATAG
- the infB gene encoding translation initiation factor IF-2, with protein MANYKISKVAKDLNIALPTVIEFLQSKGINIDMNPNARIDESAYGLLMGEYSSDKAEKSKSEKLSSDRQKERATRPAKETASEPQEIKIGPAVRPTVVGHIDLDSKGEPVRHKTEHKPEPKTEPKPEPKATPAQAQAEKAESAPVKQETPVSQPAPAPKPVETPVKPQAPVVEKTTPAPVAEPRREQRPEQKPVETPAKEKESETQAPTQPDKEKSASTPKTEPQKEPQAPIVTPVQKEELPKTEVKKEEPEVFTTPGSHPAPQLNVIGKIDLSAINQSTRPRRKTKEERRNERNAKAAGAGATGTGANAAAGQGKKRRNRIGKEKVDIEKTSNQQQPGQNRGGNNNSRGGNNGGNNNNANGRNRDNAKGKDRNRRNAPQQAPASEEDVQKQVKETLARLINKDKGQKKGVKWRKEKREAFHSREREAAEAEAAESRVLKLTEFVTANDLAVMMDVPINEVIATCMNLGVMVSINQRLDAETINIVAEEFGFQTEYVSAEVVEAIHQEEDNEEDLVNRPPIVTVMGHVDHGKTSLLDYIRNANVIAGEAGGITQHIGAYNVKLEDGRRITFLDTPGHEAFTAMRARGAKVTDLCIIIVAADDNVMPQTVEAINHASAAGVPIVFAINKIDKPAANPDKIKEELAQMNYLVEEWGGKYQSQDVSAKKGLGVNELMEKVLLEAEMLDLKANPSRPATGSIIESSLDKGRGYVATVLVQNGTLRVGDIVLAGSNYGKVKAMFNERNQRVKEAGPATPVLILGLNGAPQAGDTFNVMPTEQEAREIANKREQLQRELGLRTNKRIGLEEIGRRRAIGNFHELNIIVKGDVDGSIEALSDSLIKLSTEEVKVNVLHKAVGAISESDVALAAASDALIIGFQVRPSQAARRAAERDGVEIRLYSVIYQAIEEVKDAMEGMLAPEIKEEVIGTAEVLQVYKISKVGTIAGAIVREGKIKRSCKVRLIRDGIVRYTGELGSLKRFKDDVKEVLSGYDCGLSIAGYNDIQEGDFIEAFEEVEVKKTL; from the coding sequence ATGGCGAATTACAAAATAAGCAAAGTAGCAAAAGACTTAAACATCGCGCTTCCTACTGTCATTGAATTCCTTCAGTCCAAAGGCATAAATATCGACATGAATCCCAATGCCCGGATTGATGAGAGTGCCTACGGCCTTCTCATGGGTGAATACAGCAGTGACAAGGCAGAAAAGAGCAAGTCGGAGAAGCTCTCATCCGACCGCCAGAAAGAGAGAGCGACACGTCCGGCAAAAGAGACAGCCTCAGAACCTCAGGAAATTAAGATTGGACCTGCGGTGAGGCCGACTGTTGTCGGACATATCGATCTTGACTCGAAAGGAGAGCCCGTGCGACACAAAACCGAACATAAGCCGGAACCAAAAACCGAGCCAAAACCGGAGCCCAAAGCCACACCCGCACAGGCGCAGGCTGAAAAGGCTGAATCTGCACCGGTAAAACAGGAGACTCCGGTATCTCAACCCGCACCCGCGCCAAAACCCGTCGAAACTCCGGTGAAGCCCCAAGCTCCCGTAGTAGAGAAGACCACACCCGCGCCTGTGGCAGAGCCACGCCGCGAACAGCGTCCTGAGCAAAAGCCTGTCGAGACTCCGGCCAAAGAAAAAGAATCGGAAACACAGGCCCCCACTCAGCCTGACAAAGAGAAATCGGCATCGACACCAAAAACTGAACCCCAAAAAGAACCACAGGCTCCCATAGTGACACCCGTACAGAAAGAAGAATTGCCCAAAACCGAGGTTAAAAAAGAAGAGCCCGAAGTATTTACAACACCGGGGTCTCATCCAGCTCCCCAGCTTAATGTAATCGGAAAGATTGACCTTTCCGCAATCAACCAGTCGACTCGCCCGCGTCGAAAGACAAAGGAAGAACGCCGCAATGAGCGTAACGCAAAAGCCGCCGGAGCCGGAGCTACAGGCACCGGGGCAAATGCTGCAGCCGGACAAGGCAAAAAACGGCGCAACCGCATTGGCAAAGAAAAGGTCGACATTGAAAAGACATCCAACCAGCAGCAGCCCGGACAGAACCGCGGAGGCAATAATAACTCCCGCGGAGGCAACAATGGCGGCAACAACAACAATGCCAACGGACGTAACCGAGACAATGCAAAAGGCAAAGACCGCAACCGCCGCAATGCTCCACAGCAGGCCCCTGCATCGGAAGAGGATGTACAGAAGCAGGTAAAAGAAACTCTCGCTCGCCTTATCAACAAAGACAAAGGCCAGAAAAAAGGCGTAAAATGGCGTAAAGAGAAACGTGAGGCCTTCCACTCTCGCGAACGCGAGGCAGCCGAAGCCGAAGCAGCCGAAAGCCGAGTGCTGAAACTCACCGAATTCGTTACCGCCAACGACCTGGCCGTAATGATGGATGTACCCATCAACGAAGTCATAGCCACTTGTATGAATCTCGGTGTGATGGTATCCATCAACCAGCGCCTTGACGCCGAGACTATCAATATTGTAGCCGAAGAGTTCGGTTTCCAGACCGAATATGTATCGGCCGAGGTAGTCGAGGCAATCCATCAGGAAGAAGACAACGAGGAAGACCTCGTCAACCGTCCACCGATTGTAACCGTAATGGGCCACGTCGACCACGGTAAGACATCGCTCCTCGACTATATCCGCAACGCCAACGTAATCGCAGGCGAAGCTGGCGGCATAACACAGCACATCGGCGCATACAACGTAAAACTTGAAGACGGACGCCGTATCACATTCCTCGATACCCCGGGCCACGAAGCCTTTACCGCCATGCGTGCCCGCGGAGCCAAGGTAACCGACCTCTGTATCATTATCGTTGCCGCCGACGACAACGTTATGCCCCAGACCGTCGAGGCCATCAACCATGCCTCTGCCGCTGGCGTTCCCATTGTATTTGCAATCAACAAGATTGACAAACCGGCGGCAAATCCCGACAAAATCAAGGAAGAACTCGCCCAGATGAACTACCTCGTTGAGGAATGGGGTGGAAAATACCAGTCACAGGACGTTTCCGCAAAAAAAGGTCTCGGTGTAAACGAACTCATGGAGAAAGTGCTCCTTGAGGCCGAAATGCTCGACCTTAAGGCCAACCCCTCTCGTCCGGCCACAGGCTCCATCATCGAGTCATCGCTTGACAAAGGCCGTGGATACGTCGCAACCGTACTTGTTCAGAACGGAACACTCCGTGTAGGCGACATTGTACTCGCCGGCTCCAACTATGGCAAGGTAAAGGCAATGTTCAACGAGCGCAACCAGCGTGTGAAAGAAGCCGGTCCCGCCACACCGGTGCTCATCCTCGGACTGAACGGCGCACCTCAGGCAGGCGACACATTCAATGTCATGCCCACCGAACAGGAAGCACGCGAGATTGCCAACAAGCGCGAACAGCTACAGCGTGAACTCGGACTGCGCACCAACAAGCGTATCGGACTCGAAGAAATCGGACGCCGTCGCGCTATCGGCAACTTCCACGAACTCAACATCATCGTCAAAGGCGACGTCGACGGCTCAATCGAGGCGCTATCCGACTCCCTCATCAAACTGTCGACCGAGGAGGTCAAAGTCAACGTGCTCCACAAGGCCGTAGGCGCAATATCCGAAAGCGACGTAGCACTGGCTGCCGCATCCGACGCCCTAATCATCGGATTCCAGGTACGTCCGAGCCAGGCAGCACGCCGTGCCGCCGAGCGCGACGGAGTGGAAATACGCCTCTACTCGGTAATCTATCAGGCTATCGAAGAGGTGAAGGATGCCATGGAAGGCATGCTCGCCCCCGAAATCAAGGAAGAGGTTATCGGCACGGCAGAAGTGCTTCAGGTATACAAGATTTCCAAAGTCGGCACTATAGCCGGCGCTATTGTACGCGAAGGAAAAATCAAACGCTCCTGCAAAGTGCGCCTGATTCGCGACGGTATCGTGCGATACACCGGAGAACTCGGCTCGCTCAAGCGCTTCAAAGACGATGTCAAGGAGGTGCTCAGCGGCTACGACTGCGGCCTCTCAATTGCCGGATACAACGACATCCAGGAAGGCGACTTCATTGAGGCATTCGAGGAAGTCGAAGTCAAGAAAACCCTCTGA
- the nusA gene encoding transcription termination factor NusA yields MAKKEESTNMVERFAEFKELKHIDKTTMISVLEESFRNVLAKMFGTDENLDVIMNPDKGDVQIFQNLEVVPDGEVQNPYTQISLSDARADSNPDVEIGEEHTREIIFEKFGRRAILNLRQTLQSKILDLQKEAIFAQFKGREGELVNGEVYQTWSKETLLLDSEDNELLLPRPEAIPGDFFRKGENVRAVIKTVENKNNNIRIIVSRTSEDFLRRLFELEVPEIHDGLISIRAVARIPGERAKIAVESYDDHIDPVGACVGVKGSRIHGIVRELRNENIDVIPFTKNTELFIQRALSPAKISSMRLNEEEKRAEVFLRPEEVPLAIGKNALNIKLASKLTGYVIDVYRDNGEDFNDDIYLDEFKDEIDAWIIDALKSIGCVTAKNVLAMDRQSIIDKADLEEDTVDNLLSILKAEFED; encoded by the coding sequence ATGGCTAAGAAAGAGGAATCCACCAATATGGTGGAACGTTTCGCCGAGTTCAAAGAACTCAAGCACATCGACAAGACTACAATGATATCCGTGCTTGAAGAATCATTCCGCAACGTCCTTGCTAAAATGTTCGGCACCGACGAGAATCTCGACGTAATCATGAACCCCGACAAAGGCGACGTGCAGATATTCCAGAATCTTGAAGTCGTGCCCGACGGAGAGGTTCAGAATCCTTATACCCAAATCTCACTGTCCGACGCCCGCGCCGACAGCAATCCCGATGTGGAAATAGGAGAGGAGCATACCCGCGAAATTATTTTCGAAAAATTCGGACGCCGCGCTATCCTCAATCTTCGCCAGACTCTCCAGTCAAAAATCCTCGACCTTCAGAAAGAAGCCATTTTCGCACAATTCAAAGGTCGAGAGGGTGAACTCGTAAACGGAGAGGTATACCAGACCTGGAGCAAAGAGACACTGCTGCTCGACTCTGAAGACAATGAACTGCTTTTGCCCCGTCCCGAAGCCATACCGGGCGACTTCTTCCGCAAAGGTGAGAATGTCCGCGCCGTGATAAAGACCGTAGAGAACAAAAATAACAACATACGCATCATCGTATCGCGCACATCCGAGGACTTCCTGCGCCGTCTGTTCGAACTTGAAGTACCCGAAATCCACGACGGACTCATCAGCATCCGTGCAGTAGCCCGCATCCCCGGCGAACGCGCGAAAATTGCCGTAGAGAGCTACGATGACCACATTGATCCTGTAGGTGCATGCGTCGGCGTAAAAGGCTCACGTATCCACGGCATTGTACGCGAACTTCGCAACGAGAACATCGATGTGATTCCGTTCACCAAGAATACCGAGTTATTTATCCAGCGCGCACTCAGCCCCGCGAAAATCTCATCGATGCGCCTCAATGAAGAAGAAAAACGCGCCGAAGTATTCCTGCGTCCCGAGGAGGTGCCCCTCGCCATCGGCAAGAACGCACTCAACATCAAACTTGCCTCCAAACTCACAGGCTACGTAATCGACGTATACCGCGACAACGGCGAAGACTTCAACGATGATATCTATCTTGACGAATTCAAGGACGAAATTGACGCATGGATTATCGACGCTCTCAAGAGCATCGGATGCGTTACAGCCAAAAATGTCCTTGCGATGGACCGCCAGTCGATTATCGACAAAGCCGATCTTGAGGAAGACACCGTCGACAACCTGCTCTCTATTCTCAAAGCCGAGTTTGAGGATTAA